A portion of the Sandaracinobacteroides saxicola genome contains these proteins:
- a CDS encoding Druantia anti-phage system protein DruA — MSTDEKLFGPGRSRAFSPYLAPGERKQLHALLNPGAALPASFADELRSLARRYIDDGDSIKLRAVCLLVADLCEQGWQVALESDRITFQPPGISRTDEQSVDDIKVRVRAALQSARRRQLQEPAVRNFLIRVERRTFRSGHRASIIDLIDDGVSLAKALRSIEHLPDDDREIALRGIIDPVVEIAEAGAKCADTGLPLIDIWRYFRHTWAHEYRSIPGRQMMVLIRNAARPLRPVMGIAMLASPVMRLAARDNWIGWLRDAAEERVRSEVWDAGDFGASLMHRIDSSINAVRWDDLATIDEIADPGETVALRLEQRAAGAAFARDQQLRDHYEMHRDADGQVRPHRGVLKSAQPDSDWRAASEDLLFVRKRAESLAQLLFAKGMLKGANLIREPAAGLERLFATRSGQRALDIALAEFRKAGLSSEVADVSICGAVHPYNELLGGKLVALLLTSQEVRDAYSRRYGGQTSVIASQMAGRAISKPADLKILTTTSLYGVGSSQYNRLVLRADDHPGLPYDIKWGAIGKSLTGGFGTLHLGGETAQALRSMAMSRHDSRRVNNRFGEGTSPRLRQIREGLDALGLKSDAILHHATPRIFYGCELSPGSRSALLNLTPATDTYATCPDIGAAWRRRWVMNRARREETLQALERLGPTSIRASLHADADGQFLLPIDGG; from the coding sequence GTGTCCACTGACGAGAAACTATTTGGTCCAGGCCGTTCGCGCGCGTTTTCCCCCTATCTGGCGCCGGGGGAACGCAAGCAACTTCATGCCCTCCTCAATCCTGGTGCCGCCCTTCCTGCCAGTTTTGCCGACGAATTGCGCTCCCTCGCGCGGCGCTACATCGATGACGGCGACAGCATAAAGTTGCGGGCGGTTTGCCTGCTCGTCGCAGATCTGTGCGAACAGGGCTGGCAAGTCGCGTTGGAGTCCGATCGCATAACTTTCCAGCCTCCGGGCATCTCTCGAACGGACGAACAGTCCGTCGACGATATCAAGGTTCGGGTTCGAGCGGCCCTTCAGAGCGCTCGGCGCCGACAATTGCAGGAACCGGCGGTTCGCAATTTCTTGATCAGGGTCGAAAGGCGCACGTTCCGATCTGGCCATCGCGCTTCAATTATCGACCTGATCGACGACGGGGTGTCACTCGCCAAAGCTCTGCGGTCGATCGAACATCTGCCGGACGACGATCGGGAGATCGCCTTGAGAGGCATCATCGACCCTGTCGTCGAGATCGCCGAGGCCGGCGCGAAATGCGCCGATACCGGGCTGCCCCTCATCGATATCTGGCGTTACTTTCGCCACACCTGGGCGCACGAATATCGTTCGATTCCGGGGCGTCAGATGATGGTGCTGATCCGGAACGCGGCGCGACCGCTGCGGCCGGTCATGGGGATCGCCATGCTCGCCAGCCCCGTCATGCGGCTGGCTGCGCGGGACAACTGGATTGGCTGGCTTCGCGACGCAGCTGAGGAGCGGGTGCGCTCAGAGGTTTGGGACGCGGGCGATTTCGGCGCTTCGCTGATGCATCGGATCGACTCGTCGATAAACGCCGTACGCTGGGATGATTTGGCGACCATCGATGAAATCGCGGATCCGGGTGAAACGGTCGCGCTGCGGTTAGAGCAGAGGGCTGCCGGCGCCGCTTTCGCGCGGGATCAGCAGTTACGTGATCACTACGAAATGCATCGAGATGCTGATGGTCAGGTTCGGCCACATCGCGGCGTTCTGAAGAGCGCTCAGCCGGACTCCGATTGGCGAGCGGCCTCGGAAGATCTGCTGTTTGTTCGCAAGCGCGCCGAGAGCCTTGCCCAGCTTCTTTTCGCAAAGGGCATGTTGAAGGGCGCGAATTTGATCCGGGAGCCGGCGGCTGGGCTGGAGCGTCTGTTTGCAACCCGCAGCGGACAGCGGGCCTTGGACATCGCGCTTGCGGAGTTCCGTAAGGCAGGCTTGTCCAGCGAGGTTGCCGACGTCAGTATCTGCGGCGCCGTTCACCCGTACAATGAATTGCTAGGTGGCAAGCTCGTCGCGCTCCTCCTGACGTCTCAGGAAGTCAGGGACGCCTACTCGAGACGTTATGGCGGTCAGACCAGTGTCATCGCCTCGCAGATGGCGGGACGTGCCATATCGAAGCCTGCCGATCTCAAAATCCTGACAACCACCAGCCTCTACGGCGTGGGCTCCAGTCAGTATAATCGCCTCGTGCTTCGTGCCGATGACCACCCCGGGCTCCCCTACGACATCAAATGGGGTGCAATCGGGAAGAGCCTTACCGGCGGCTTCGGCACCCTCCACCTGGGCGGCGAGACCGCTCAGGCCTTGAGAAGCATGGCGATGTCCCGTCACGACTCGCGGCGGGTGAACAACCGGTTCGGCGAAGGCACAAGCCCTAGGCTGCGGCAAATCCGGGAAGGTCTTGATGCCTTGGGGCTGAAGAGCGATGCGATCCTACACCATGCGACGCCGCGGATCTTTTACGGGTGTGAACTCAGCCCTGGGTCAAGGTCAGCGCTGCTGAATTTGACGCCGGCAACCGACACCTACGCGACCTGTCCTGACATCGGTGCCGCTTGGCGGCGTCGGTGGGTCATGAACCGGGCTCGCCGCGAGGAGACGCTCCAGGCGCTTGAGAGGCTGGGACCGACCAGCATCCGGGCGAGCCTGCATGCAGATGCGGATGGTCAGTTTCTGCTGCCTATAGATGGCGGATAG
- a CDS encoding MFS transporter, protein MGAAAIGTGFSVALNMFIASIFMPAMTAEFGWTSSEISFVGTLGLIGMLTFPLAGRLADVFGSRRVMMFGVIALPSIYFLYSLQTGPIWQFWAIQAIWAIFSPLWSATVLGRIAAGRLVLARGFGIALLLSAPAITGAIAAPLLGGHIEAEGWRSAYRVLAAVVFVAGVVAVLLLPGQGDRQATRTDTRPTAQAFQDIFRSRAFIILAAAMVLCNLGIIATGLQFASMLIERGVNPRAVGSYLSAYAVGVIIGRFAIGLSLDRFPTRYVAAIGMGMPAIGFALLAALPGASEVAFAAVLLLGLSQGAEGDIGGYVGAQYLGPQLFGTIFGLVTAFTNFAGFIGALVAGWLMYGSSSFGPFLAFLACTTALGSATFLLLPKAPSLRAA, encoded by the coding sequence TTGGGCGCCGCCGCGATCGGCACCGGGTTCAGCGTCGCGCTCAACATGTTCATCGCGAGCATATTCATGCCCGCGATGACCGCGGAATTCGGCTGGACGAGTTCGGAAATATCCTTCGTCGGAACGCTCGGCCTGATCGGCATGCTGACATTCCCCCTGGCGGGGCGTCTCGCCGACGTTTTCGGCAGCCGTCGCGTGATGATGTTCGGTGTCATCGCCTTGCCATCAATCTACTTCCTGTACAGCCTGCAAACTGGTCCGATCTGGCAGTTCTGGGCCATCCAAGCGATCTGGGCGATCTTTTCACCCCTCTGGAGTGCGACAGTCCTGGGTCGCATCGCGGCGGGGCGGCTCGTTCTGGCGCGCGGGTTCGGCATCGCCCTGCTGTTGTCGGCTCCCGCAATCACCGGTGCGATCGCCGCGCCGCTGCTGGGTGGGCATATCGAGGCCGAGGGGTGGCGGTCGGCCTATCGGGTGCTCGCCGCCGTGGTGTTTGTTGCGGGAGTCGTCGCAGTCCTGCTGCTGCCCGGGCAGGGGGATCGGCAAGCAACGCGCACTGACACGCGGCCGACCGCACAGGCGTTTCAGGATATTTTTCGCTCGCGCGCGTTCATCATTCTCGCTGCCGCCATGGTGCTGTGCAACCTGGGCATCATCGCGACCGGATTGCAGTTCGCGTCGATGTTGATCGAGCGTGGGGTGAACCCGCGCGCGGTCGGAAGCTATCTTTCGGCCTATGCGGTCGGCGTTATCATCGGACGTTTCGCCATCGGCCTGTCGCTTGACCGCTTTCCCACGCGCTATGTCGCCGCGATCGGCATGGGCATGCCTGCGATCGGCTTTGCGCTGCTTGCAGCGCTGCCTGGCGCGTCGGAGGTGGCGTTCGCCGCGGTGCTGCTGCTCGGCCTCAGCCAGGGGGCGGAAGGCGACATCGGCGGTTATGTCGGTGCGCAATATCTGGGGCCGCAGTTGTTCGGCACAATCTTCGGGCTGGTGACCGCCTTCACAAATTTCGCAGGCTTCATCGGCGCCCTGGTGGCAGGCTGGCTGATGTACGGATCATCGAGCTTCGGTCCGTTTCTCGCCTTTCTCGCCTGCACAACGGCGCTCGGCTCGGCAACTTTCCTGCTGCTTCCAAAGGCACCATCGCTGCGCGCGGCCTGA
- a CDS encoding ATP-binding protein, protein MTTTDLNTTSDRLLTEVERQQKYLDRLPENYAFPLFNAAQALESQRRSGYRNTASAAREIVDNALEAGATRVDVCFERPKTLKAYQRADSISAIAFIDNGSGMIPKMAQYALSWGAGTHFDEPDFIGKFGFGLPNASINQTRLVEVYTKVSGAPTLTKAWLDARDVKDHGLQAIPAPVEAQLPEFVQTYLDNKGLSFDHGTVVVWVEPDRISYRTPALMREHLVDDFGVTYRYLLDKAELYVEGSKIEPVDPLFLTKGARFYLDEDKGGAKMQRDWNIPVKYARDEEGILSLSKVEDIAELDSEDPNLEAAGAIYIRVSRFPYGFAEHSKGKAENDSHRRFEIRKTRRGMSFVRAGREIETVDVFPKSMRDQAKGLGDWPLLQSYAYHWGVEVRFDPALDEIFGITNDKQTVRPIEDLWRLLTLEGVDKQLGLEQSYQRKMRKEEKEKREAAEAARSAVATVAETAAAQADSMTGNKPRVTDRAKGQVREELEQQAKQQAKVTKTSIESARKALEDQAKQRPYVIDFYDEPKGPFYKPEWQTGGQVAVLINREHAFFQALYGPLLKFAQGNQAKQALDVLLITLARAELVIEDETCAAWYETQREQAWSPFLANAYKMLQQANAPVDEETAESADVDTDDEAGDEGNQAAAA, encoded by the coding sequence ATGACCACCACTGACTTGAACACCACCAGCGACCGCCTGCTCACCGAGGTCGAGCGCCAGCAGAAGTACCTCGACCGTTTGCCGGAGAACTACGCCTTCCCGCTTTTCAATGCGGCGCAGGCGCTCGAGTCCCAGCGGCGCAGCGGATACCGCAACACGGCATCTGCGGCCCGCGAAATCGTCGATAACGCCTTGGAAGCTGGGGCGACCCGCGTCGATGTCTGCTTCGAGCGTCCCAAGACGCTGAAGGCTTATCAGCGCGCCGACTCCATCAGCGCGATCGCGTTCATCGACAACGGCTCTGGCATGATCCCGAAGATGGCCCAGTACGCGCTGTCCTGGGGCGCCGGCACGCACTTCGATGAGCCCGACTTCATCGGCAAGTTTGGCTTCGGCCTGCCGAATGCGTCGATCAACCAAACTCGCCTGGTAGAGGTCTACACCAAAGTCTCCGGCGCGCCGACGCTCACGAAGGCCTGGCTGGACGCCCGCGACGTCAAGGATCATGGCTTGCAGGCGATCCCTGCGCCCGTCGAAGCGCAACTGCCCGAGTTCGTGCAGACCTACTTGGACAATAAGGGCCTCTCGTTTGACCACGGCACGGTGGTCGTGTGGGTCGAGCCGGACCGCATCTCGTACCGGACACCGGCGCTGATGCGCGAGCATCTGGTCGATGATTTTGGCGTGACCTACCGCTACCTGCTCGACAAGGCGGAACTGTACGTTGAAGGCTCCAAAATCGAGCCGGTCGATCCGCTCTTCCTGACGAAGGGCGCGCGCTTCTACCTCGATGAGGACAAGGGCGGTGCGAAGATGCAGCGCGACTGGAACATTCCGGTGAAATACGCACGCGACGAGGAGGGCATCCTCTCGCTGTCGAAGGTCGAGGATATTGCGGAACTGGATTCGGAGGATCCGAATCTTGAAGCTGCCGGCGCGATTTACATTCGCGTCAGCCGGTTTCCGTATGGCTTTGCCGAGCACAGCAAGGGCAAGGCGGAGAACGACAGCCACCGTCGTTTCGAAATTCGCAAGACCCGCCGCGGCATGTCCTTCGTTCGGGCGGGTCGCGAAATCGAAACCGTGGACGTTTTCCCCAAGTCGATGCGCGATCAGGCCAAGGGTCTGGGCGATTGGCCGCTCCTGCAATCTTATGCGTACCACTGGGGCGTGGAGGTTCGTTTCGATCCGGCGCTGGACGAGATCTTCGGCATCACCAATGACAAGCAGACGGTCCGGCCGATCGAAGACCTATGGCGTCTGTTGACCCTTGAGGGGGTCGACAAGCAACTAGGCCTTGAACAGTCGTACCAGCGCAAGATGCGCAAGGAGGAGAAGGAAAAGCGCGAGGCCGCGGAAGCGGCGCGAAGCGCTGTCGCGACCGTCGCCGAGACGGCGGCGGCTCAGGCCGACTCCATGACCGGGAACAAGCCGCGGGTCACCGATCGCGCCAAGGGACAGGTGCGGGAGGAACTCGAACAGCAGGCGAAGCAGCAGGCTAAGGTCACCAAGACCTCGATCGAAAGTGCCCGCAAAGCACTGGAGGACCAGGCCAAGCAGCGGCCCTACGTCATCGATTTCTATGACGAACCCAAGGGGCCGTTCTACAAGCCCGAGTGGCAAACGGGCGGACAGGTCGCGGTGCTGATCAACCGCGAGCATGCCTTCTTCCAGGCCCTGTATGGCCCGCTCCTGAAGTTCGCGCAGGGCAATCAGGCAAAGCAGGCGCTCGATGTGTTGCTGATCACGCTCGCTCGTGCGGAACTGGTCATTGAGGACGAAACCTGTGCCGCTTGGTACGAGACGCAGCGTGAGCAGGCGTGGAGCCCGTTCTTGGCCAACGCCTATAAAATGCTGCAACAGGCAAATGCCCCGGTCGACGAAGAGACTGCCGAGTCGGCTGATGTCGATACAGATGACGAGGCCGGAGACGAGGGCAATCAGGCCGCCGCCGCGTGA
- a CDS encoding type IV toxin-antitoxin system AbiEi family antitoxin domain-containing protein yields the protein MMRAHELREAGISAQTIARAVETGDIERISRGVYQRRGSEIEENQILAEATMRVPKGVIALVSALAFHGLTDQMPRRIWMAIGASDWAPVQAYPPMRMVRFTEPYLRQGVENHMIAGLQVPIYSVPKTLADLFRNSKLVDRSVAVEGLRATIEQRKATPSAIAQGAKDGGAWKIMQPYLEALTSNG from the coding sequence ATGATGCGCGCACACGAACTGCGTGAAGCTGGGATCAGCGCGCAAACGATCGCGCGTGCCGTCGAGACCGGGGACATCGAACGCATATCGCGCGGGGTTTACCAGAGGCGTGGATCCGAGATCGAAGAGAACCAAATCCTCGCCGAGGCCACCATGCGCGTCCCCAAGGGTGTTATCGCTCTTGTGTCGGCGCTCGCGTTTCACGGCCTGACCGATCAGATGCCGCGGCGCATCTGGATGGCCATCGGTGCCAGTGACTGGGCTCCGGTGCAGGCCTATCCCCCGATGCGCATGGTGCGGTTTACCGAGCCTTACCTGCGCCAGGGTGTCGAGAACCATATGATCGCTGGCCTTCAGGTCCCGATCTATTCCGTGCCGAAGACGCTTGCCGACCTTTTCCGCAATTCGAAGCTGGTTGATCGGTCGGTCGCCGTGGAAGGCCTGCGCGCCACCATCGAACAGCGCAAGGCGACCCCGAGCGCGATCGCGCAGGGGGCGAAAGACGGCGGCGCTTGGAAGATCATGCAACCCTATCTCGAGGCGCTCACGTCCAATGGCTAA
- a CDS encoding ester cyclase, whose product MTESESCKANLPFLLPERPNARRIRKVDTRELKQAGGPRTMPMRGFEDSYTDIVDYIVRITEEIWAGRGIGRIYDTYDAGCVVYSALSTIRSVEDVVANTLTGIDQVADGESHHLNVAWSGDDEEGYYTSHLGFHLSTNSRDTMFGPASGRRVGRFFVADCITRDNRIHTEWLMRDNGAAVRAMGYDIHEVARRLADSPSGERSFVVPATRLEGQAPRKLYEGPTDTIEGWVTHHFQNIWNMRRLDHVFQHYAPHAIAHWCGGRVAHGRRNIQALLIHLLASVPDSVVRVDHVSWSDETDGVIVAVRWVLEGRSRSGGFLGSLPSGLPVSILGSTHLRFDGPYIVEEWSIFDEVGTLMNAYRGS is encoded by the coding sequence ATGACGGAATCAGAAAGCTGTAAGGCCAATCTGCCATTTCTCCTCCCCGAAAGGCCGAATGCGCGGCGTATTCGCAAGGTCGATACGCGCGAACTGAAGCAGGCGGGCGGTCCGCGGACGATGCCGATGCGTGGTTTCGAGGACAGCTATACCGATATCGTCGACTACATCGTCCGCATCACGGAGGAGATCTGGGCTGGCCGCGGCATCGGGCGCATTTACGATACCTATGATGCCGGTTGCGTCGTCTATTCGGCGCTGTCGACGATCCGTTCGGTCGAGGATGTGGTCGCCAATACGCTCACCGGCATCGATCAGGTTGCCGATGGCGAGTCCCATCATCTCAATGTTGCCTGGAGTGGGGACGACGAGGAGGGCTATTACACGTCACATTTGGGGTTTCACCTGTCGACCAACAGCCGCGATACCATGTTCGGTCCGGCGTCGGGGCGCAGGGTTGGGCGGTTTTTCGTCGCCGACTGCATCACGCGCGACAACCGCATCCACACCGAATGGTTGATGCGTGACAATGGTGCCGCCGTGCGGGCCATGGGGTATGACATACACGAGGTCGCGCGCCGTTTGGCCGACAGCCCGTCAGGGGAGCGATCGTTCGTCGTCCCGGCGACCCGGCTTGAGGGTCAGGCACCGCGCAAGCTGTATGAAGGCCCGACCGACACGATCGAAGGGTGGGTTACACATCATTTCCAGAACATCTGGAACATGCGCCGCCTTGACCATGTGTTTCAGCATTATGCCCCTCATGCCATCGCGCATTGGTGCGGCGGACGCGTGGCGCATGGTCGGCGCAATATCCAGGCGCTACTCATTCATCTGCTCGCGAGCGTGCCCGATTCCGTCGTCCGCGTTGACCATGTCAGCTGGTCGGACGAGACCGACGGCGTCATCGTCGCGGTGCGCTGGGTGCTTGAGGGACGATCGCGCAGTGGCGGCTTTCTGGGCAGCTTGCCGTCGGGATTGCCGGTCAGCATCCTGGGATCGACGCATCTGCGTTTCGATGGCCCGTATATCGTTGAAGAATGGAGCATCTTCGACGAGGTCGGGACGCTGATGAATGCTTATCGTGGCAGCTGA
- a CDS encoding nucleotidyl transferase AbiEii/AbiGii toxin family protein, with product MAKTPTDMAKSVKDRLLNIARQEGRVFDVLLVRFALERLLYRLSISEHRDRFVLKGGMLVTVWVEDDNRVTRDADFLGHGDPNPERLTADFREIMAIESEDGLVFDLDSLAATAIREEMEYGGTRLKTAAYLEKTRIPVTIDIGFGDAMADATQRLDYPTLLDLPAPNVRAYTPATVIAEKFQAMVALGVLNGRMKDYYDLWAIPRALNIAAEDLDAAITATFERRQTAIPTERPPGLSAEMVDDEVKQRQWRAYAASVELEGVSLESIVDTVWGLVGPSCARIAAKAAKA from the coding sequence ATGGCTAAGACACCGACCGACATGGCCAAATCCGTTAAGGATCGGCTGCTGAACATCGCCCGCCAGGAAGGCCGGGTGTTCGACGTTCTGTTGGTGCGGTTCGCGCTGGAACGTCTGCTCTATCGGCTGTCGATTTCGGAGCATCGGGACCGTTTCGTCCTGAAGGGTGGAATGCTGGTAACGGTCTGGGTCGAAGACGACAATCGGGTCACCCGAGATGCGGACTTCCTGGGCCATGGCGATCCCAACCCCGAACGCCTAACCGCCGACTTCCGGGAGATCATGGCGATCGAGAGCGAGGACGGCCTCGTTTTCGACCTCGACTCCCTGGCTGCGACAGCAATCCGCGAGGAGATGGAATATGGCGGCACTCGCCTTAAGACCGCGGCTTATCTCGAAAAGACGCGCATCCCTGTGACGATCGATATCGGCTTTGGCGACGCGATGGCCGATGCTACCCAGCGACTGGACTATCCAACCTTGCTGGATCTCCCTGCGCCCAATGTGCGTGCCTATACGCCCGCCACCGTTATCGCCGAGAAATTCCAGGCGATGGTCGCGCTTGGCGTCCTGAACGGACGGATGAAGGACTACTACGATTTGTGGGCGATCCCGCGCGCGCTCAATATTGCCGCTGAAGATCTGGATGCGGCCATCACCGCGACGTTCGAGCGCCGCCAGACGGCGATCCCGACGGAAAGGCCGCCGGGACTTTCGGCCGAAATGGTCGATGATGAGGTCAAGCAGCGCCAATGGCGTGCCTACGCAGCATCCGTCGAACTTGAGGGCGTCTCTCTGGAATCGATCGTCGACACGGTGTGGGGACTGGTCGGACCATCCTGCGCGAGGATCGCGGCAAAGGCAGCGAAGGCATGA
- a CDS encoding ATP-binding protein produces MSYVRQSAREPDFGPVLDAQRTYAASRGQRSRFGLMVPEAFVRGIRDIGYRSNGDAIAELIDNALQAYADRVDVLFGYEGTTSNKKPMQLAVVDNGHGMEAEMIRMAVMWGGTHRENDRRGLGRYGYGLPCSSVSLGRRFTVISHVTDGSFRSVTLDLDAITAGDYTVASGDIVVPEPVPAELPPFVRRHIAEAYPDGFRSGTIILVEKLDRLEWTTAQGLRDNLCRQFGVTYHKLRGEAALFVDGTFVEPIDPLFLTPGFHLVDLDTDRSNPFDPVRIEIRDPESNAYLGAVTLRYAWFPPSFGSIDKGRDAVGLNANPRFSILKDYHGLIFSRNGRLIDVQTRTPWTSFINNDRYIKVEVEFSATLDEAFGVTTSKQQVTVSPFIWDHLRAAGLPKAIEQLRNKVKEAKAERRQEALSPGAGEQRLSERAMTIAGAMGVAGGDQHQWNLALRVSPYRLEYEHLIGQPFFRVGREHGARTLHLNTAHRFFEEIYDSRMSTPELRSALEILLFSLGDVMLEGPEEDRQRASDQLQSWSKRLDLALGMLAEHLSVGDGTDVGVSAWSDELP; encoded by the coding sequence ATGTCCTACGTCAGACAGTCGGCGCGGGAGCCGGATTTCGGTCCGGTTCTCGACGCTCAGCGCACCTACGCCGCGAGTCGCGGTCAACGCTCGCGCTTTGGCCTGATGGTTCCGGAGGCCTTTGTTCGAGGCATCCGGGACATTGGGTATCGCAGCAATGGCGACGCGATCGCTGAACTGATCGACAACGCCCTTCAGGCCTACGCGGATCGCGTCGATGTCCTGTTTGGCTACGAGGGTACCACTTCCAACAAGAAGCCGATGCAGTTGGCCGTCGTTGATAACGGCCACGGCATGGAAGCAGAAATGATCCGTATGGCGGTCATGTGGGGTGGCACGCACCGGGAAAACGACCGTCGGGGGCTTGGGCGGTACGGCTATGGTCTACCATGCTCGTCCGTCAGCCTGGGGCGGCGGTTCACCGTCATTTCGCATGTCACCGATGGTTCATTTCGAAGCGTCACCCTCGACCTCGATGCTATCACTGCGGGCGATTACACCGTTGCTTCGGGAGACATCGTCGTACCTGAACCGGTCCCTGCCGAACTGCCGCCTTTCGTTCGCCGGCACATCGCCGAAGCTTATCCAGACGGCTTCCGGTCCGGAACGATCATCCTGGTCGAAAAGCTAGACCGGCTGGAATGGACGACTGCGCAGGGGCTGCGAGACAATCTCTGCCGACAGTTCGGCGTCACCTATCACAAGCTAAGAGGGGAGGCGGCGCTGTTCGTGGACGGCACCTTTGTCGAGCCGATCGATCCGTTGTTTTTAACCCCCGGCTTCCATCTGGTCGACCTTGACACGGATCGGTCCAACCCCTTCGATCCGGTTCGGATCGAGATCCGCGATCCTGAGTCCAATGCCTATCTCGGCGCGGTCACCCTTCGCTATGCTTGGTTTCCGCCGAGTTTTGGCTCCATCGACAAAGGTCGAGACGCCGTTGGTCTGAATGCAAATCCTCGCTTCTCGATCCTGAAAGATTATCACGGGCTGATCTTCAGCCGGAATGGCCGTCTCATCGACGTACAGACGCGTACGCCTTGGACGAGCTTCATCAACAACGACCGCTATATCAAGGTCGAAGTCGAGTTCTCCGCCACTCTCGACGAAGCCTTCGGGGTCACGACGTCCAAGCAGCAGGTCACAGTCTCGCCGTTCATTTGGGACCACCTGCGGGCAGCGGGCCTTCCCAAGGCGATCGAGCAGTTGCGTAACAAGGTCAAAGAAGCGAAAGCCGAGCGAAGACAGGAGGCCTTGTCGCCAGGTGCGGGGGAGCAGCGACTGTCCGAGCGCGCCATGACAATCGCCGGCGCGATGGGCGTCGCGGGAGGCGATCAGCACCAGTGGAATCTGGCGTTACGCGTTTCCCCTTATCGGCTTGAATATGAACATCTGATCGGGCAGCCCTTCTTCAGGGTAGGCCGCGAGCATGGCGCACGGACCCTGCACCTCAACACGGCGCACCGATTTTTCGAAGAGATTTACGATAGCCGGATGTCGACGCCAGAACTGCGCTCAGCGCTCGAAATCCTGCTCTTCTCGCTTGGCGACGTCATGCTTGAAGGGCCGGAGGAGGACCGACAACGGGCGTCTGACCAACTGCAGTCCTGGTCAAAACGTCTCGACCTTGCGTTGGGGATGTTGGCCGAACACCTGAGCGTGGGCGATGGCACGGATGTGGGCGTGTCAGCTTGGTCGGACGAACTTCCCTAG